The following are encoded in a window of Dictyostelium discoideum AX4 chromosome 6 chromosome, whole genome shotgun sequence genomic DNA:
- a CDS encoding hypothetical protein (CG10777 protein (LD32873P)), translated as MLGIKLFKNAIKHTNGIRSISTFRSTEPLFASFQRRSEGSTQSFGETNNYQNNYNNNNNNNNNSFMNNDGYNSKSNNGFDNFGNKKREINWDDELKNMAPIRKRLIDLPTEDQQETMDFIKEFEISIKKENNFYLPKPIDTIESVPFQSTIKNFLSKKFEKPTPVQSLGWPIALSGSDMLGISKTGSGKTLSFILPAIEHILAQPRQSYYPGPSVLVVAPTRELANQINQEAEQYLRLVNIEIATIYGGAPRRSQQLQLSRRPKIVVGTPGRIIDFMESGDLSLKNISFLVVDEADRLMEMGFEQQIDGIFNSIRPDRQVLYWSATWPKKVSSFAEKHIRTPIRLQIGSSQLTANKNISQKFKIVPTDADKVDALMDTLGEIYSADEKAQTLIFTMTKKGADTLKHYIQSNGDNVRIDTLHGDVDQNRRERIVQDFKNKRLDIVVATDVASRGLDIKGISHVINFSLPSDCETYVHRIGRTGRAGALGTSHSILSNNSLDDMELVGDLTNLLQRSEQEVPSEFLDINAIRNRQNMKGGNGGGRNGGGGRNGGGRNGGGNRGGNRGGNYGGRRY; from the exons atgttgggaattaaattatttaaaaat gcaATAAAACATACAAATGGTATAAGAAGTATAAGTACATTTAGATCAACAGAACCATTATTTGCATCATTTCAAAGAAGAAGTGAAGGATCAACTCAATCATTTGGAGAGActaataattatcaaaataactataataataataataataataataataatagttttatgaATAATGATGGATATAAtagtaaatcaaataatggttttgataattttgggaataaaaaaagagaaattaattgggatgatgaattaaaaaatatggcACCAATTAGAAAGAGATTAATAGATTTACCAACAGAGGATCAACAAGAAACAATGGATTTTATTAAAGAGTTTGagatatcaattaaaaaggaaaataatttttatttaccaaAACCAATTGATACCATAGAGTCAGTTCCATTCCAAagtacaattaaaaatttcttatctaaaaaatttgaaaaaccaACACCAGTTCAAAGTTTAGGTTGGCCAATTGCCTTGTCAGGTAGTGATATGTTGGGTATTTCAAAGACAGGTTCAGGTAAAACACTTTCATTCATTTTACCAGCAATCGAACATATATTGGCACAACCACGTCAATCCTACTATCCAGGACCATCGGTATTAGTAGTTGCACCAACTCGTGAGTTggcaaatcaaatcaatcaaGAAGCCGAACAATATCTTAGATTGGTAAATATTGAAATCGCCACAATCTATGGTGGCGCCCCAAGACGTTCTCAACAACTTCAATTGTCTAGACGTCCAAAGATCGTTGTTGGTACTCCAGGTAGAATTATCGATTTTATGGAAAGTGGTGATTTATCCCTCAAGAATATTTCATTCTTAGTCGTTGATGAAGCAGATAGATTAATGGAGATGGGTTTTGAACAACAAATTGATGGTATTTTCAACTCAATTCGTCCAGATAGACAAGTACTCTATTGGTCTGCAACTTGGCCAAAGAAAGTAAGCTCATTCGCTGAAAAACACATTAGAACTCCAATTAGATTACAAATCGGTAGCAGTCAATTGACAGCCAATAAAAATATCAGTCAAAAGTTCAAAATCGTTCCAACCGATGCTGACAAAGTTGATGCCCTCATGGATACATTGGGTGAAATCTATTCAGCCGATGAAAAAGCACAAACTCTTATTTTTACAATGACCAAAAAAGGTGCCGATACCTTGAAACATTACATTCAATCCAATGGTGATAACGTTAGAATCGATACCCTTCACGGTGATGTCGATCAAAATAGACGTGAAAGAATCGTTCaagatttcaaaaataaacgTTTAGATATTGTTGTTGCAACTGATGTTGCCTCTAGAGGTTTAGATATTAAAGGCATTAGTCATGtcattaatttctctttACCTTCTGATTGTGAAACTTATGTACATCGTATTGGTCGTACCGGTAGAGCAGGTGCCCTCGGTACATCTCATTCAATTCTCTCAAATAACTCTTTAGATGATATGGAATTGGTTGGTGATTTAACTAATCTCTTACAAAGATCCGAACAAGAGGTTCCTTCTgaatttttagatattaacGCAATTAGAAATAGACAAAATATGAAAGGTGgaaatggtggtggtagaaatggtggtggtggtagaaatggtggtggtagaaatggtggtggtaatagaGGCGGTAATAGAGGTGGAAATTATGGTGGTCgtagatattaa
- a CDS encoding hypothetical protein (Possible blackjack) has translation MGIEQETKDDFISMSHEGERLSKEAKIEADRLSKEAKIEADRLRQNVKLEAQEIKKDIENQAHSSWDTVKDGAKSVQDYIVSGFETVKHSITTDPDELAMEHLKDNINEKIENVDKEGSSILGEITDFFKGTAEEVKIETDKIGMGAFNDSDPFVGDVHKTFNKTTDNLKDEASKLSKDAKYHSNRLYDESGKIYKDTKNESGKLYNEVKKESGKLFNEAKKETNKLYKDTKNEGSKLATDLKKDVEQFADESKKIAADIKNIANDTYQGITNDASKKANELKKKAGETLDESAGAIEHQLDLFKRDFKYLNQRSGLIYSGFGLVGGYGASKFLVPNASPITKLTLMAGFASLGAYYGLHQPFNRTIDNSLNRLNNKKEEIKKKW, from the coding sequence atgggaATTGAACAAGAAACTAAAGatgattttatttcaatGTCACATGAAGGTGAAAGATTGAGTAAAGAAGCCAAAATTGAAGCAGATAGATTGAGTAAAGAAGCCAAAATTGAAGCAGATAGATTAAGACAAAATGTCAAATTAGAAGCtcaagaaataaaaaaagatattgaaaatcaaGCTCATAGTTCATGGGATACAGTTAAAGATGGTGCTAAATCAGTTCAAGACTATATCGTTAGTGGATTTGAAACTGTTAAACATTCAATTACAACCGATCCAGATGAATTGGCAATGGAACATTTGAAGGATAATATCAATGAAAAGATTGAAAATGTAGATAAAGAAGGTTCATCCATCCTTGGTGAAATTACCGATTTCTTTAAGGGAACCGCCGAAGAAGTCAAAATAGAAACAGATAAAATTGGTATGGGTGCATTCAATGATAGTGATCCATTTGTTGGTGATGTCCATAAAACATTCAATAAGACCACTGATAACTTAAAGGATGAAGCATCTAAACTCTCCAAAGATGCCAAATACCATTCAAATAGACTCTATGATGAATCTGGTAAAATCTACAAAGATACAAAGAATGAATCTGGTAAACTCTACAATGAAGTAAAGAAAGAATCTGGTAAACTCTTTAATGAAGCCAAGAAGGAAACCAATAAACTCTACAAAGATACCAAGAATGAAGGATCCAAATTGGCAACCGATTTAAAGAAGGATGTTGAGCAATTTGCTGATGAATCTAAAAAGATTGCTGCCGATATTAAAAACATTGCCAATGATACTTATCAAGGTATAACCAATGATGCATCAAAGAAAGCAAATGAACTTAAAAAGAAAGCAGGTGAAACTCTTGATGAATCTGCTGGTGCCATCGAACATCAACTTGATCTCTTCAAGAGAGATTTCAAATATCTTAACCAAAGAAGTGGACTTATCTATAGTGGTTTTGGTTTGGTTGGTGGTTATGGTGCTTCAAAATTCTTGGTTCCTAATGCTTCTCCAATCACTAAATTAACTTTAATGGCCGGTTTTGCCTCATTGGGTGCTTACTATGGTCTCCATCAACCATTCAATAGAACCATTGATAATTCTCTCAatagattaaataataaaaaagaagaaatcaaaaagaaatggtaa
- the eIF3s6 gene encoding eIF-3 p48 (Similar to PINT~Similar to eIF3), producing the protein MEYDLTKQICSFLDAHMMLPLINYLKDTQQYQENEINKAMADILSQTGCCDYAINAYESIGRDTAPLQAKKQELVGELNKLKEQCSFVTQYIESKKQQKEQQKELKEQQKEQQKEKDTDKTTPTTTDETTTTTTTAPTTTTTTTTTTITPITVIPFSQLLEKITPEILDSIYRFSKLLFEIGQYGSAREHLEIFLQLSPTHQNKDKRLSALWGILESDILSLNWGQAVGDISPLQDQIDSNGTPVEQLGQRAWLIHRALFVYFYNPESRSSLVDLLLEDKYLNAIQTTCPHILRYLAVAIIVNKKKQQSNVFQRILNALVRVVEQEAYVYRDPITQFISSLFVKFNFEDAQAQLILCEKVLKNDFFLNTCVDEFMENARVCVFETYCNILESIDIDMLCKNLRIDPESSEKWIVEAIRNTRFSAKIDSANNQIKMFTQHNSYRQVMDKTKALFNRGIEMVVGINESRSQQNRKGGDNRKNQRGQNRNQQNQQNQQSNESNETTTTTTTAAAATTTTTTTATPTSA; encoded by the exons ATGGAATACGATTTAACCAAACAAATATGTTCATTCTTAGATGCACATATGATGCTTCCATTAATTAACTATCTCAAA gatactcaacaatatcaagagaatgaaattaataaagcaATGGCAGATATTTTATCACAAACTGGTTGTTGTGATTATGCAATCAATGCTTATGAATCAATTGGTAGAGATACAGCACCACTCCAAGCCAAAAAACAAGAATTGGTTGGAGaacttaataaattaaaggaACAATGTTCATTTGTAACTCAATATATTGAATCaaagaaacaacaaaaagaacaacaaaaagaattaaaagaacaacaaaaagaacaacaaaaagaaaaagatacaGATAAAACTACACCAACTACTACAGATGAAacaactaccaccaccactacagcaccaaccaccaccactactacaacaacaacaactattaCACCAATTACAGTTATTCCATTTTCACAATTATTAGAGAAAATTACACCAGAAATTTTAGATAGTATATAtagattttcaaaattattatttgagaTTGGACAATATGGATCAGCAAGAGAACATTTAGAGATTTTCCTTCAATTATCACCAACCCATCAAAATAAAGACAAGAGATTATCAGCATTATGGGGTATCCTCGAATCAGATATCCTCTCATTGAATTGGGGTCAAGCAGTTGGTGACATTTCACCATTACAAGATCAAATCGATTCCAATGGTACACCAGTTGAACAATTGGGTCAAAGAGCATGGTTAATTCATCGTGCACTCTTTGTCTACTTTTACAACCCAGAATCACGTTCATCATTGGTTGATTTACTCTTGGAggataaatatttaaatgccATTCAAACCACTTGTCCACACATTCTTCGTTATCTCGCCGTTGCCATCATTGTcaataaaaagaaacaacaatcaaatgTTTTCCAACGTATTTTAAATGCACTCGTACGTGTCGTCGAACAAGAAGCTTACGTCTATCGTGATCCAATCACTCAATTCATCTCTAGTCTCTTTGTCAAATTCAACTTTGAAGATGCTCAAGCTCAACTCATTCTCTGTGAAAAAGTTTTGAAAAATGATTTCTTCCTCAATACCTGTGTCGATGAATTCATGGAAAATGCTCGTGTTTGTGTCTTTGAAACTTATTGTAATATTttagaatcaattgatattga tATGTTATGCAAAAATTTAAGAATTGATCCAGAATCATCAGAGAAATGGATCGTTGAAGCAATTAGAAATACTAGATTCTCTGCAAAGATTGATTCagcaaataatcaaattaaaatgttTACTCAACATAATTCCTATCGTCAAGTTATGGATAAGACAAAAGCATTATTTAATCGTGGTATCGAAATGGTCGTAGGTATCAATGAATCTAGAAGTCAACAAAATAGAAAAGGTGGTGATAACCGTAAGAATCAACGTGGTCAAAATagaaatcaacaaaatcaacaaaaccaacaatctaatgaatcaaatgaaacaacaacaacaacaacaactgcagcagcagcaacaacaacaactactacaactgcAACTCCAACTTCCgcttaa
- the rasB gene encoding Ras GTPase has protein sequence MSVSNEYKLVVMGGGGVGKSALTIQFIQNHFIEEYDPTIEDSYRRQCQVDEDTCLLDILDTAGQDDYSAMRDQYMRTGQGFLCVYDVTSRTSFEEINVVREQIIRVKDNDKVPIVLVGNKCDLENLREVTEGEGSELAKSFSVPFLETSAKKRLNVDECFFEVVREIKKSLKEPGRSKKDKKGGILKKFKGGDCLIL, from the exons ATGTCAGTTTCAAATGAATATAAATTAGTTGTTAtgggtggtggtggtgttgg TAAGAGTGCACTTACTATCCAATTTATCCAAAATCACTTTATTGAGGAATACGATCCAACAATAG AGGACAGTTATCGTAGACAATGTCAAGTCGATGAAGATACTTGTTTATTAGATATTTTAGATACTGCAGGTCAAGATGATTACAGTGCTATGAG agACCAATATATGCGTACAGGTCAAGGTTTCTTATGTGTTTATGATGTAACATCCAGAACTTCttttgaagaaattaatgTTGTTAGAGAACAAATCATTAGAGtaaaagataatgataaagttCCAATTGTATTAGTCGGTAACAAATGTGATTTAGAAAACCTTCGTGAAGTTACTGAAGGTGAAGGAAGTGAATTGGCTAAATCTTTCTCTGTTCCATTCTTGGAGACCTCTGCCAAGAAAAGATTGAATGTGGATGAATGTTTCTTTGAAGTGGTTagagaaatcaaaaaatcacTCAAAGAGCCAGGCAGATCAAAGAAAGATAAAAAAGGTGGTATCcttaaaaagtttaaaggTGGTGATTGTTTAATCCtttag